The window TCAAtctaaacaaaatcaacagaatatataattaaaattatagtagttaaaatttgtttaatgtaATATTGGTGTGTGCCCACTCATCCTTCTTCTtgagtaatttattttattaaaagattgtgtgatgtaaataatttaatggCTATGCTTTCAATGGAATAGCTaaagtttttgttataaatgCACCCAAAATCTTATAgctttaattgttttattttggtgtcctcaaaattaacattttttattctaattatattatatatttattgtaaagTTACACAAAATGATACATTATTTTACCGTATTAattactaatattttttactctattaatttttcactCTAAACTTTGGATCTCTTCAAACTAGTTAAGTAGAAAAGTGCAAGCTTTTGTGATGTTCAAAATgactaaaaattgaaaccatTTCTAACCCATTTCCAAGTAAATATTCATGtcatcaaatttttttgtttaaacatGAAAgcttaaacaataatattgaattaacTTTAAACAACCAAAGATGTATCTCAAAGTCACAAAAAGTGACTTTAATCATTAATTGAACAATCATTTCCAAACACATACTTACTATAAGTATtctttattgataaaaaaaaaaaaatagttgcaaTTATATTGTAGAAACGTCGAAAgtactaataaataaaacataacgTAATAGAGTTTGCatgtataacaaaaaaaaattaaatttagattagCAAGATTGATTTTGGGAGGttgaaagtgattttaaaaaaatctaaacctTGTTTTATTGTGTTAGCATGTTGATTTCTTAGGATCCTTAAATCTACTTTTCTTAAGCTTTAGATTCTTACAAAATCTGTTGccaattttagtaattttttccacttttaattagatattttgtttttcttagatTTATCAAATCATACAATATTGATTATTAGtttacacaaaattaaagttattctCCTTAATATTCAACCATATTTTAATCTCATGTggtcaattaaattttaataagagatagttacaaatatagtaattagatttaaaataattaactataaagATGacaataattaagtatatagattttaaattgcaaatataacgAAAAAATTTCTAAGTCTAACATACTACTGATAgattatgttgtaaatattagtctatcactaataaatcaTTAAAAGTTTATCTGCGATAAAAGTCTCATGCTAATAGACTTTacaatatttgcaaattttggtagatgttgttatatactcaattattattcctaacaTTTCTAACCACTACgattatcattttaataatgttgattctaatatgataataatattactATCATtctttgaaactttgaaaaatggttattttcctttttaaactttaaacttgttttaaattaaaagatgaaaattgatttGGTGGTGAAAGTGGCATTAAATATCCATTATCATgttaattttcacaaatattacaaaatcttttaatttttgaatgttacacaaattttcatctaatttttcaattaaactaaatCTTTAAAGATGTtgtatataaacaaaatttaattaaatgagtTTTCTCgtaacataattaaaatttgtaaaatatataataattcttAGGGAGGGAAGAATAGTAACcaaaaagattaagaaaatagTAGAATAGTCCTAATTCCAATCCTATGGTTACAATAACCCTCGGACCAAACATGGAGTAgcaacttatttataaatataactaaaatttactctctcgttttttttttcatttaaaatacattaaaaaactCTTTATACAACTTAATggatatacttaaaaaaaaaaaaatacaacaatcTTTGGATGCTAGATTTTCATTAACTAGTTtagtttagaaattaaatgtaaCGATACACAAACATAACTCAATGAATTAAGCAATGAGATCTACTATAGTCAAATGAATACGGACCAATTAGATGGtccatttatattaattatttgattacgTCAAGTTTACAAATgtgattatgaaataaatctttaattatttttttattattaaaagaaaaaaagaaacatacaaCTAATGGTTGTGATTGCAATCAAATCCCATTAAAATGGAAGTAACCCCCAATCTTTAAATTgtactaattttctttccttttatataattgattgCATCAAATGCATGTGGTCATAAATTTTAGGATTATGATCACTTAAATAGAAATGTTATAGTACAACCTTTTCTCATATAACACTAGTGATTTTATTTCCTaatttttgaaagagaaaaagaaaatgatttaaagATATACTTCAAAGGGCACATGTATTTAGcaatgtatatttaataatattgaaaaagctGAGAAGAATCATATAAGGCAATTTTGTGtggaaatgaatgaaaataaaattgttggggagagtttttgtaattaaaagaaaaaactcaagAACCAAAGATTAGGAATATGGAGGAGGAGGGatatgttaaaagaaaaggccAAAGCTATAGATTAGAGAGATTGAAAGGTATGGATAGATAattagaatataataattgatatcataaaaaaaaaaaaggggtttagaatttgtgtattttgaaaaagatttggataaaatgaaaaagtgtgCATTGCAAGTTGTTGGGAAATAAAAGCAAAAGTAGGGAAGgggttgttgttgttgaagtGAAGGGTATCGGAATCGTGGGGGCTATCATGTCGGTCACTATTTATGACACTTTTTGCACCCTTCGACTTCAACTTCCATTTTCTTGGTTCTATCATTTCAATTGGGCTTGGGCccattcctttttctttcttctattttcagtTTCTTTGCTCCACATTTCATTTCTACATTTCCAATCAACCTTTTCTCCTTCTCATCATTCACTCTCACCAACTCTTCTCTCCAACACacaaatctttttatattataaccTTTCCATAACATTATAACTCAAACTATAAATGCTTTCTTACTCTTCTTTTACACCCTCATGATtcatatttatgatttaaGAACACGTTTGTACGTGAAAACATATGTATCTCACTTTAACTCAAATAGTTGTATTGAATCAATTGATCATGTGATAAatcgtttaaatatatattcatcgTTAGGTTGTGATGTTTCATATCTATGGTCTACATCACACTCAtacatggaaaaaaaatacattgtttcaattaaaatagtttgtaaTGAGATGGAAGATTGACTAtcctttcaaatataatatttcacATATGTGGTTGACATCTCACACAAATACACAAAAAATGTTGCTTGGATAATCAACTAGCTCGCTCGCTAAGGACGATGAACATAATATGAACTATATTTGTGTTTACATTTagtatatagatatagattaTTACTTTATCGTACGTTCGAGAGATATCAAACACATTCAAACCTAGAAAATTGCACATatttactaaaatttgaaGGTAATGTCTGAAAATGTTTTGTTgtgttaaaaattaagatataacTATTTCAAGTCATCAACGTTTATgcatttgttttctcttttttttttagctgACAATTTTAGAGTATcgaaaatatttcaaaagagaaaaaacttgGTATCAAACATTGtcattttggtattttgtttttaatttttaagttattattattattttgcaaaaaaaattaggagtACGAAATTAGGTtatctattaaaattaaaagtatttttttttattacatactATGGATGAGAATCGAATCTTCCATATGGAAGGTCATTCCAATTATcctattacaaatttaaaggtACTTTTcggtttaaattttatttcttcaaaatgtATTCTAAAACGTTATACTGTTTTATATTGTTAAtgtaattttcaattcttttaatcaaccaatataatatttaagaCGAGAATAGATTCCTTAAACgtatcttttcaatttgattggaaaagaaaacgTTATTGTCAATGAGCGATAGACTCTATCTTCTATCAATGCTATGAGTGTAACATTAGGATGATAaattttgtgtgtgtatatacaaactatatgtatatatatatatatagcagtCAAATTTATGATTAATGAATGTTATGAGTGTAACACTATCTCTATTTTGCAAGTATTGACCacgaaagaaaattgattaatgAGAAGAAAAGTCATGAAAATGTAGTCATTGTGATGGTGttgtttacaaaattttccaCATTAGCAAATGAGCTAATTTAGACTAAAATGTTAAAACGTAGAAATTGTATGGTTGAATGAGAGTCAAGTTTAAGACCGCATGCATCAAACATGGGCCTTGGCCCACATTTTAGCTACCCAAAAGAACAGTACAAAAACATGGGCCTAAACAGTCACACATATGggcttcaaaatcaaaacaacaCGCAACCCCGAAGGAGGGAAGGAGTCAGCAAAAACGTGTAATTAGATAAGAAaacaccaaaaataaatattcaagaagattccttttttctaaaaccCACTTCCAATTATAGTCAACGCCCAAATGTGGATTACCAAAATCAGTGGGCAAATtacataaatcataaaaccAGGATATTTAATAACAATCTATCCTATCGttatcaattaataaaatccCCACCAAAGCCTTTAACACCTTCGTTAAAATCACCATAAATGAAgccaatcaaataaaatgtaatattataaagttttagaTAAGATCGGAGCCAAAAGGAGATAAAGACACACTGCTCGCCAGACCCCAACTTTgtaattcattttatatatattgttgctTCTTCCTACTAGCAAACCATATCTCATTTACATATCTTtcgaattaagaaaaataaaaagtttggtATTTGAGTGATGGGTTCTTTAATGGCTGGTTGGGATTCCCCTACTACTGATCCCCAAGAAGGTAACTAATTAAATTCtgtttccatttcaattttaaattcattacctctgaggttttttttttaattttataatttctttttcggtttgttaaaattaatttttggaaTGGTTATCAGTGAGTCATCGGAGGAATAAGTCGTTGACAAAAGAGGAAATTGAAGCGTTTTGGAAAACGAAGAAACAAGTGCATGAAGAACATCTGAGAGCAATTTTAAGTCCATTTGAGACATTGGAGGTATATAAAGATTGGgagttttaatttcttcatctttaattctttttggatttcaattataaattaactAACTATGGAGCTATGTGAATATGgcaggaaaaagaaaagggaaatatTGGAAATAATCTACAGAGATCAGCGTCTATGCCTCCATTCAATACAAGGAAGGGTTTACGGGAGAATATGAAATCTGAAACTAACTTAGAAAAGCCCGAGAAAAATCCCTGGTAATTAATTatgtgtctatatatatatatatacatatactaaaatgaatgaaaatgatctaaataagaaaaatataacaaaagttgACATTGTAAGTTGAAATTTAACAGGTGGAGAAGAAGTAACTGGGCGTTTCTAAACGAACCACCGGAGACAGAAGGGTCCGGTAACAGCTACGTGTCGCAGTTCCACGTCGCAAACATGGCGGCTTCCAGACTTGGTCGTGGTGGCGTTAGTGCTTAAGCAGCGATgctactttttttaatctttcgtTGCGTCGGTGACGGAGTCGGAGTGGGTGGGGATGTGATtgtaaatgaagaaaaaacaaaattaaaaggtttGGTTGTAAAGTTATATtagaatttttatgaatttcaGTGGACGGTTTGTAAATTATTATGggtattttcttctaaattagAGTGTGTATTTTGGTTGGATTTGAAGGGGGTGTGTGTGAGTGtttgatgtatatatataaaatttaaaattattgttgttgttattttagttgagttattaaaaatggggtaaatttcaatttttacctATACAATTTGTGACcacattattttttcctttgttaagtattgtaatttatatttggttatcTGCTAATTTAAAATCACACTCCATCCTCAAATGTTGTGACAAAAATGGgtgcatttttttatataaaaaagattagcTTTTAGATCCACTACGCCATGGGTGTGTTTTGTTACAATTTTGCATGGTAATTAAGCATTTAAATAAGTTAGCTTATTGATTACCtatgattatgattatgattattattatgtgtAAGTTGATTTAAAAGTGGTTAGAGATTTGGTGTTCCTAaaatcatttcctttttcttttttctttttgttggtcTGTCTGTCTCATGAAATATCAGTGTAGAATGCGCCTATTTGCACATTAGTTTATTTccttatttgaaaattcatgtatatttattaatactcttcttacattctttttcattttatttaagcTCTCTACATTttgatttccttttatttatatttttaaaagcaaGTTGTGTTTTTGCTAAAGGTTGCTATTTTGGAGCCCAAgcaattttgaagaatttttgGGTTTATCTTTACTTGCAAAAGCGGACTTCTTTtacgtttttaaaatgtaaaaaactattattctTGGCAGCTGTCATTGAAGCTCTTCAATAATGTCAAACTTGTTAACGGTCGATATATTTATTAAGGAGTCAGAAGGTCACGTGCCTAAATTTTGCTTATGCTGTAGTAGTTGTGCCCACTGCACAACTTCTTGTAATAattgttcttttaaatatcaataatttttttcttcaaatatcaaatttcttcctagttattacaaaatagattttattcaaaacatcaataaatttcttttctcaaatatcaataatttgtttttctaaatatcaaatttcttcctaaattttaaatgatttccTAAAAGAAAGATATCAAATTTCATCCTAAATTTGAACGactttctaaaaagaaaataatttaatttcataaatgaaagataatttgatttcctaaaaaaagataatttgattccctaaaaggaatttttttaaaaaaaaagagtaaaaaaactcatatataaTTCTAACTTATCTCCTAGACCttatttgttatctaacacaaaaaattaaaaaaatgcaacaaaatcaaagatCCAAACTTTCACTCCTCACCAATATTccatgaaaaatgtattattgtttcttttttcttttcttttttgtatgcaaattttaaattcacatatttacattacaaaaaaaatcgcGTGAAAATTGTCAGTCTTTCTTTATTGCTACAAATGTAGTTAATGTTATTGGAGCATTAGTGAAACGTCGAGATagtattttaacatttttagtgtgtttattatatagtgcCCGATGCTCCTCTATGTAAAATTTCTAGATCCGTCACTGATGTTAACGTTTTATAAACGTTAAGGATACAAATTTTCATGACAGTTAAAAACCGTCAAGAGTATGAATAttcataacaatttaaaaccGTAAAAATTATGAGTGTTTATGACATGATGTACTTTTTTATGACATTTGAAAACCGTCAAacatgttttgattttttttaaaaaaattataattcaattatatttttgttcgtGTATTGTGCTCTCATAGTCTTGTATAATGGTCAAATAAcagtttcataaatatatatgaacaacgatattcatcaaatataccttcaaaactcaaacatatataaataaaacctttttacatatatatgaatatttcacatcatttacaaaaataatataaataatttcatcagTTGCCATGAATTCAACTCAACATCCTAATTAACTTAACTTATCTCAAAACTATCTAGCTATAATAAATCTAATCTCAAAAGTATActaattataaacattttttggaGCTTGATTGACACCTCTTGTTTCACCTTCCCATCGACGATGACGACAATGTTATCATTTGGCTTCAACCATTTTTCGATCTACATATTCAAGCATTTCAAGATTtggattgaattttgaaaacactttctaagataTAGAcaacaaaacatataaattaatatgtGGAAGTGATGTTTATagactaattttcaaaatccaaaaaaaaaaaatggttaattacCAAACTTTTCACTTATAAAAAGTACATAGAAGGCGAGGtctaaaattattagattGTGCAACTACTAGCAAAAATTTGCAAAAGCTTAACAACTTTAAAGGTCCGTATTTGTGAGGAACTGAAAGCATGAGTTTCTCATTCCAAACTAGATTCAAGTTACTCTTTATCATCGTTGTTTTAGTAGtctttcaacaacaaaaataattgacATATGTAAATCTATGTGAttaagaagtttttttttgctatCATATAGATTTTTATTGTGTTTTCTAAATCGTCTTCATGTTCACTAATTACTACCACACTTCGAGGAAAATCTAAAGTGACGATCAATCACTAATTATCGGATCTCACACCCCTCCAAGAGGCGCTATTAGACAATAAGTTTTTTCgtgtattaaaattttaaaattgcaaaaattaataaatggtTTAGTAACTTATATGGTCAAATTCCTTCcctaaatgataattttttattattataattagaataaaaaaagttaaggcttttaattagtttcaatataaaatggaaaaactctTAGGCTTCTGGTGGggattttattaataaagttgaACAAACAATaagactaaattttaaattatgtgaaccaaaaattttcatttaaccAAGAATTAAAAAAGGTTGAATTGTTGAACAAAAATTCATGAAATTGTCAATTATTTGGGTGTTGCTTCTTAGTGGGAAAGTTTCCATTTTCTATGTGAAAAGCAGGATAAGGTCCCTCACTTTCAActtctttataaaatagaaaaaatatctaatgcttcttctctccattttctaTGGTCACATAATAATCCAATGTGATATATAGTATTCCAATTATTGACctaaataagaaaatacattttatgaAACAGACACCAAAACCATTTCTCAATTGTATCTTCCTTTATATTAAGATTCTCCATTCCTCAtgtttacttttgaaaattatttttaaagttatcCCATctaattatccaaaaaaagaaaattttgagaaacaaaacccaaaatatgaagaaagtTAATTAGTGAGATAAAATTTGAGTAAGTCCATACTTAGAATGGACACGTACTGTAAAACATTAtccttttacaaaaatatgtcTTTCACTTGCATTCACTATTTTGGCACTCCACCTCCTAATActgcttaaaaaaaataagaaaagctTGTGTGTTGCACTTTATTATActtgcaaaaaaagaaaatatttcaactCCACAAAACTTGTATTTGAATTGGTTTTAGAAAGTTAAATTGTATTCTGTAGGAGGGCggttaaaaaaaagtcattccATGTGATTGTGTAAGATGCATACATTTTACCAATTTGTTATGCTTTAGTATACGtgtttgttaaattttattttattttaccgAAAAAGGggttaaattttggttataatCACTCTCGTGCTCctaaaatcaatccaaaaagCAGCCGAGTATAGACTTGTTAGTGTTGATTCCGAAAACAGTTGGGCCTAGGGGCCCATCCAACATTCTAAGTGCCCAGTCATGGGCTCGGCCCTAAACATTGGACTACAACACCCATGTAGGTCAGTAGGTGTTACCTTAGCGAAAAGGAAACCCACATTTttataatgaataataacatAAGAATAAACTACACCAATCTTTTATTCCACTAATTATTAGCATAGGGCTCTCCATGAATAAAATACACCCTCATgattaacaaataataataacaataatctcaggtctctctctctcataaGCATCTGTTGAAAGActatatgaacaaaagaaacaacTCCAAAAGAACATATTCATTCTCACCCTAATTGACATACTCAAAAGGAGAAAGATAAAGAtattgaagaattttttttgtcttgaatgataaaacttaaaaggtTGTGTCTTTACTTAAAGCTGTCACCTAATTGGCTGCTGAAATCCCAATGAAAGCCATTGGATGCATATATCTATGGTGTGTGTATGAGTGCAAAATGATGGTCAAATAAAACATGTCACTTTCATATTCAATACCTTTGTAAAGttaaacacacacaaaaataTGGAAGTATGATAACAAAaggttgaaaatttgaagaaggtCTTAAATCACCAAATCAGTCCAAAAACATAAGGTAATGGATAATGATAGATTTAGTATAATACATAACACTCCCTATCACCCCCAAATTTGAGATACAAAAGAAGAGTTAAGTAAGTATAAatcaaaatggaaagaaaacaagaaatgcAAGAGTTTGAACATATGACTAATAATTAATTCCCCTCCTTCCTCCTTCCTCCTTctcatcattattttcttcctctttcacCATTTCCAATTTCcgttcttttcctttttcttttttcacgaTTAGATGTTAATTAAGAGTTAAGagttagaaataataatggaaGAGAAAAGAGGGACAAAAGCTGATTCAGTCATCCCGAGTCCCCACCCACCACCGCCGCTGcctttttttccccttaatttccttttccttttaaatagaaatagaaaaagaaaaacatataaagggtttaaaattaaaatatataatttagttgaaataaggtattttaaaattgatggtGAGGTCAGGGGCTATGGCCGACCCCATCCCCTACTGGCTACTCCCCACCAAGTTCTCTTTATCAaatatgtcattttttttttcatttaaatattatgaCGACATTTTGTTCCACTCTCTATTTTACaccattaaattaatttaaagttttttaattttaatttattaatagaatAAAAGTAAGGGGTGCAATAGCATGGAGCACGCAGTTAGAGAAGAGGTGGCATTATATTGATTGTGAAAGAAAGTATAATATGAAATGATTGGTGATTTGGAATGAGAAGGAGGATGGCAAAAGTTTGGTATAATTGAAGCattgataactattttgaaCACGGTCTCTGGGTCCCTTTTGTTTGTCTTTCCAGATGTCCAATTATTGTGTTTCCATGGCTTCCTCCTCTCAGATTCATCTCCACTCATAAACCTTATCAAATTTATGTATCCCATCCCAAACACTTCTTATCACTCTTTATATCCACCCTTTCTTATCTCATCCCCAAACACCCTATatctctcttttaattttgaaaataagtctGATTGGAAAAATTAGGATCCTCACGTAGAtaactttttcaaaaccaatctttataaaaataagttagTTTAGGATAAACACTTTAAATGTTTGATGTACTACCACTTACTAACATGTATAATTcttaaaatggttaaaatactttcaaaagttatCTACCTCACTTTTGTTATGTGTTGTTGTGACTACCACTGCCCTTCAATAGTCCCCCTTGACCTCTATCACAAGCGGTTACCTTACCTTCTCTTCACAAACTTTAACTTTAACCATACGAACTCCAAtgactaatattattttaaaatacctAGTTCataacattttataattttcctttACACTAATTTGACATTAATCTTCAGACGAGGGTTTATCTCAAGCCTTAGCCTCTCTTGTCCTCAAATTGCTCATAATGATCTCATTGATGACCACTTTCTCGTCGTGCCGGTAGGAAGTGTCCTTTTTCATGGATTTCACTCTAGCAAATGACTAGGTCATCACTGGTAGGAGGTTGGAGAAAACATATGGAGTTGGGTTGGTTCACCAAGCCTTTGATAGGGTCTTTTGCagctttttgtttcttgtgaCAGTATCATACTCGAGTCATGTGTGGTCATGTACTTCAATGGTGGCTTCCCTCATTAAGTTTGAACTCTCCATTGCCTACCTCGGCTCCCTTGTATTGGGCTTTAGGTTGTGTGTAGTTTCATCCTCCTCATTTAGGTTTTTCCATTTGAATGCACATCTTGGAGCCATCAATAAGGTAGGATTCATTTATGTGGCACACATGCTTAGCCTAGTTGGTTATTGTCAACCTCAGTAGCTTTAAGTTGACAACTGTTCCCTGTAGATGACACCAAATGTTGGCACTCGAATCTTGCATGTTCCTCACATTGTCACGAACCCCTTGTGGGGCTTCATCTCagacttgttttttttccagTCTAGTTTGGTTCTTGCTTTCTAAGCTACCTGTATGAAAGATTCTTACACTGGTGTGTTGTTGAGCCCTATACTTTGATACTTGTATTAGTACAAGAAGAACTCAAGTAAATACACTAAAGAGTAAGATCATAGCTCTCATTTGGAGATTacttgtgttttttttttttcattttggttgGGGTTGGTGAATAAGTGTGTTTATAATTATGACATTCCTTTGATAGTTTTATAGCATTCAAAGCTACAAGAGACTATTCCTTTGATAGTTTTATAGCATTCAAAGCTACAAGAGACTAGAGTGACACATCTCAttaatttactttcttttgaTATCTATTTATTAGTTCTACTGGTCAACCTAATTTCTGAGACTctaacttttcctttttggaaCACACGTTCTCCTATGTCACCTCCTAGTTTTCCTTAGGCTTGGGTCACTCTCGTGGATTTTGAGTTATATGTCTAAACCAGCCCTCAGAATACTTTGTCACCCTCAATCCTTCAcctatataacaattttatggtaatagaattttctttcaaaattaaatttaggttAATGTAAGCAAACcttttaattcattcaaaatGTCATAGAAGGTTGTTGTCTTTATTTATGTCTTTTTCGTTTCTTGAGAATAATGGAATACATAAATTGTGCAAATTATGATTTACGAGGTTGAAGCTTAACTTTACAATAATACTTATCAGGGCAAAGTGCACTCTTGGTCTCTTAAGTTTCAAATTGATATCTATTTAGTACTTGATGTTTCAAAAGATACaatttagataaaaaataCATCATCATGTTATTCAacatgaagaagatgaaaacaaTTAAACGTCGAATTAAAGAATTCAAATAGATTGAATCCAACAATAGCCTACTTccatgtttaatttaatccaaaactaaaatttggacgattattattatttgtgtttttttggTTAGTCTTTTGAATGAACTCTATTGATTGGATTTGGAATGGAATTGGTGTGATGCAAAATTTTATCTCTTCTCCCCTTCGATAAAATCTACCAATTTTGGATCTCAGTTCTAAAAGTTTCCTCAACCACtaacaaaaaat of the Cucumis sativus cultivar 9930 chromosome 3, Cucumber_9930_V3, whole genome shotgun sequence genome contains:
- the LOC101222738 gene encoding uncharacterized protein LOC101222738, with amino-acid sequence MGSLMAGWDSPTTDPQEVSHRRNKSLTKEEIEAFWKTKKQVHEEHLRAILSPFETLEEKEKGNIGNNLQRSASMPPFNTRKGLRENMKSETNLEKPEKNPWWRRSNWAFLNEPPETEGSGNSYVSQFHVANMAASRLGRGGVSA